A genomic stretch from Chitinophaga lutea includes:
- a CDS encoding efflux RND transporter permease subunit: protein MGLIRSALEKPITVLVLVAGLFFFGIKAVRDVKVDIFPKLDMPVLYIAHPFGGYTPNQMEAFFAKNYVNILLFVNGVKSIETKNVQGLTLMKLTFYPGTNMSQAAAEVSAFSNRAQAIFPPGSQPPFIIRFDASTLPVGELVLSSAKRSNNELMDMANVYVRSSFTSIPGLVAPPPFGGNIRTVVIKADPEALRAHQMTPDQLVEALRLNNQVAPAGNVRIGDKNYLTPVNTTVQNIKDFENIPLFKGGVQTLYLRDVATVEDGADIAAGYALVDGKRSVYLNVAKSADASTWEVVQNLKKAIPRLQAQLPEDVTLSYEFDQSTYVMNAVKSLISEGIIGAVLTGLMVVLFLGDLRGALIVILTIPVSIISGVMFLSLFGQTINIMTLSGLALAIGILVDESTVTIENIHQHLDMGKPKALAIWDACKEIAFPKLLILFCILAVFAPAFTMKGIPGSLFLPLALAIGFSMITSYFLSQTFVPVMANWIMKSHRKKDIVPAAEGEHDTWDQKKQLVERSDSNLDGKVSRFEKFRARFMRWINRLMPYRAPVVIAYLVVISGLAVLLLMNIGRDVLPKTNGGQFQLRLRAPEGTRMERTEEKTLVALRSIEEAVGKENIAISSAYVGQHPALFSVSPIYLFMPGPHEAVLQVSLSKDFHADLDELKEKIRTIIKQNAPDLQLSFEPIELTDKILSQGSPTPVEVRISGRNKKLNEEYAARLIGKLKEVDYLRDVQLQQSTKYPAIKIDIDRTRLAQLGVDMTDVTRSLIASTSSSRLTEKNVWVDEKANLMYSVQVQIPENKMNNMHEIGEIPLQKNAARPLLSDVATITPDTTYGENDNIGAIPMISVTANVNNKDLGTATKDVEAAIASLGELPRGLVMEPIGMSITLNETLDSLQSGLLVAIVVIFLMLAANFQSFRVSFVVLTTVPAVILGSLLLLTITGSTLNLQSYMGIIMSVGVSISNAVLLITNAEHLRRHNGDALASAKEAAALRLRPILMTSLAMVAGMIPMAIGHGEGGDQVSPLGRAVIGGLVASTFAALVILPLVFAWVQKNASTASVSLNPENKESKHYIPSLYDHNNQ from the coding sequence GCTGGATATGCCGGTGCTCTACATCGCGCATCCCTTCGGCGGTTATACACCTAACCAGATGGAAGCGTTTTTTGCGAAAAACTATGTGAACATTTTATTGTTCGTGAACGGTGTGAAGTCCATCGAAACAAAAAACGTACAGGGCCTCACTTTGATGAAGCTGACCTTTTACCCCGGCACCAACATGTCGCAGGCCGCCGCGGAAGTAAGCGCGTTTTCGAACAGGGCGCAGGCGATTTTTCCGCCCGGTTCGCAGCCGCCGTTCATCATCCGTTTCGACGCGTCCACGTTGCCGGTGGGCGAGCTGGTGCTCAGCAGCGCCAAACGGTCCAATAACGAACTGATGGACATGGCCAACGTGTACGTGCGTTCTTCGTTCACGTCCATTCCCGGTCTCGTGGCGCCGCCGCCGTTCGGGGGGAACATCCGCACCGTGGTGATCAAAGCCGACCCCGAAGCGCTGCGCGCGCACCAGATGACGCCCGACCAGCTGGTGGAGGCCCTTCGCCTCAATAACCAGGTAGCCCCCGCGGGCAACGTGCGCATCGGCGATAAAAACTATCTCACCCCTGTCAACACAACGGTCCAGAACATCAAGGACTTCGAAAATATCCCGCTGTTCAAAGGCGGCGTGCAAACGCTTTATCTGCGTGATGTAGCCACAGTTGAGGATGGCGCCGATATCGCCGCCGGTTATGCCCTGGTGGACGGTAAACGTTCCGTATACCTCAACGTGGCTAAGTCCGCCGATGCCTCCACCTGGGAGGTGGTGCAGAACCTGAAGAAGGCCATTCCGCGCCTGCAGGCGCAGCTGCCGGAAGACGTAACGCTGTCGTACGAATTCGACCAGAGCACCTACGTGATGAACGCCGTTAAAAGCCTCATCAGTGAAGGGATCATCGGCGCCGTGCTGACGGGCCTGATGGTGGTGCTCTTCCTCGGTGACCTCCGCGGCGCGCTCATCGTGATCCTCACCATCCCGGTGTCGATCATTTCCGGGGTGATGTTCCTCAGCCTCTTCGGCCAGACCATCAATATCATGACGCTGAGCGGCCTTGCGCTGGCCATCGGGATATTGGTGGACGAGAGCACGGTGACGATCGAAAACATACACCAGCACCTCGATATGGGCAAACCCAAGGCGCTGGCGATATGGGACGCGTGTAAGGAGATCGCGTTCCCCAAACTGCTGATCCTTTTCTGTATCCTCGCCGTGTTCGCCCCCGCGTTCACGATGAAGGGCATCCCCGGCTCGCTGTTCCTGCCGCTGGCTTTGGCGATCGGTTTCTCGATGATCACGTCTTACTTCCTGTCGCAGACTTTTGTACCGGTGATGGCCAACTGGATCATGAAGAGCCACCGCAAAAAAGATATCGTACCCGCTGCGGAAGGAGAGCACGATACCTGGGATCAGAAAAAGCAGCTGGTGGAGAGAAGCGACAGCAACCTCGACGGCAAGGTGAGCCGTTTCGAAAAGTTCAGGGCCCGTTTCATGCGCTGGATCAACCGTCTCATGCCGTACCGCGCACCGGTGGTGATAGCTTACCTGGTCGTGATCAGCGGGCTGGCGGTATTGCTGCTGATGAACATCGGCCGCGACGTACTGCCGAAAACCAACGGTGGCCAGTTCCAGCTGCGGCTGCGGGCGCCCGAAGGCACGCGGATGGAACGCACGGAAGAGAAAACGCTGGTGGCGCTGCGCAGTATAGAAGAAGCGGTGGGCAAAGAAAACATCGCCATTTCATCGGCCTACGTAGGCCAGCACCCCGCGCTGTTTTCCGTGAGCCCCATCTACCTGTTCATGCCCGGCCCGCACGAAGCCGTGCTGCAGGTGAGCCTCAGCAAAGATTTTCACGCAGACCTGGATGAGCTGAAAGAAAAGATACGCACCATCATCAAACAAAACGCGCCGGACCTGCAGCTGTCCTTCGAGCCGATCGAACTGACGGACAAAATCCTCAGCCAGGGCTCTCCCACGCCGGTGGAAGTGCGCATCAGCGGAAGGAATAAAAAGCTGAACGAAGAATATGCCGCCAGACTCATCGGCAAACTGAAAGAAGTGGACTACCTGCGCGATGTACAGCTGCAGCAGTCCACCAAATACCCGGCCATCAAAATCGATATCGACAGAACACGCCTCGCCCAGTTGGGTGTAGACATGACCGACGTAACGCGCTCGCTGATCGCCTCCACATCCTCTTCCCGCCTGACGGAGAAAAACGTGTGGGTGGATGAAAAGGCGAACCTCATGTACAGCGTGCAGGTGCAGATACCGGAAAACAAAATGAACAACATGCACGAGATCGGGGAGATACCGTTGCAGAAAAACGCGGCGCGCCCGCTGCTCAGCGACGTGGCCACCATTACGCCGGATACGACGTACGGAGAAAACGACAACATCGGCGCCATCCCCATGATTTCCGTGACGGCGAACGTGAACAACAAAGACCTCGGCACCGCCACCAAAGACGTGGAAGCGGCGATTGCATCGCTGGGAGAACTGCCCCGCGGTTTGGTCATGGAACCCATCGGTATGTCCATCACGCTCAATGAAACGCTAGACAGTCTGCAGTCCGGCCTGCTGGTGGCGATCGTGGTGATATTCCTGATGCTGGCCGCCAACTTCCAGAGTTTCCGTGTGTCGTTCGTGGTGCTCACCACGGTGCCTGCGGTAATACTCGGTTCGCTGCTGCTGCTGACCATTACCGGGTCTACGCTTAACCTGCAATCTTACATGGGCATCATCATGTCGGTGGGCGTATCCATTTCCAATGCGGTGCTGCTGATCACCAATGCCGAGCATTTGCGGCGCCATAACGGCGATGCGCTGGCCTCCGCGAAGGAAGCCGCCGCGCTGCGCCTCCGCCCGATCCTGATGACGAGCCTCGCGATGGTGGCCGGTATGATACCTATGGCCATCGGGCACGGCGAGGGCGGCGACCAGGTGTCGCCCCTGGGCCGCGCGGTGATCGGCGGGCTGGTGGCTTCCACTTTTGCCGCGCTGGTGATATTGCCGCTCGTGTTTGCCTGGGTGCAGAAAAATGCGTCCACCGCATCCGTGTCACTCAATCCTGAAAACAAAGAAAGTAAACATTATATACCCTCCTTGTATGATCACAACAACCAATAA
- a CDS encoding efflux RND transporter periplasmic adaptor subunit, whose protein sequence is MITTTNKTLYLALLAAAVLAGCGVSQSKPDNNKTAAAPPAGVPAFALKKDIFSASLRMPGELIAFQQVDLYAKVNSFVQKLYVDVGSAVTAGQVLATLEAPELGSQLAGAESRLRSQEAVYLASKANYDRLYQTSQTPGTVSQNDLDLALAKQKSDFAQQEAARAAYREISDNRNYLQIRAPFSGVISARNVSAGAYVGPSGRGSEFPLFTLQEQKKLRLVLAVPEAYTAYLKNKSEVTFSVKSLPGEEFKANINRLSGALDSRLRSQRIEMDVINNDKKLLPGMVAEVSIPLNTADSVFIVPVSAVANSTEKIFVIRVNNQKAEWVEVRKGREADGKVEISGNLTTGDMLMEKANDEIRNGSAVTIKK, encoded by the coding sequence ATGATCACAACAACCAATAAAACGCTTTACCTGGCACTGCTTGCTGCCGCAGTGCTGGCGGGTTGCGGCGTTTCGCAAAGTAAACCGGACAACAACAAAACGGCGGCGGCTCCTCCTGCCGGGGTGCCGGCCTTTGCGCTGAAAAAAGATATTTTCTCCGCTTCCCTCAGGATGCCGGGAGAACTGATCGCTTTTCAGCAGGTGGATCTGTACGCCAAAGTGAACAGTTTCGTGCAGAAGTTATATGTGGACGTAGGCTCCGCCGTAACGGCCGGCCAGGTGCTGGCCACCCTCGAAGCGCCCGAGCTCGGCTCGCAGCTGGCCGGCGCCGAATCTCGGCTGCGCAGCCAGGAGGCGGTTTACCTGGCCAGCAAAGCCAACTACGACCGGTTGTATCAAACCAGCCAGACGCCGGGCACCGTTTCCCAGAACGACCTCGACCTGGCACTGGCTAAACAGAAATCCGATTTCGCACAGCAGGAAGCCGCCCGCGCCGCCTACCGTGAAATTTCTGATAACCGCAACTACCTGCAGATCCGCGCTCCGTTCAGCGGCGTGATCAGCGCGCGCAATGTCAGCGCCGGCGCCTATGTAGGTCCTTCCGGCAGAGGTTCCGAGTTCCCCCTGTTCACACTGCAGGAACAAAAGAAACTGCGCCTCGTGCTGGCGGTGCCGGAAGCATACACCGCTTATCTTAAAAATAAAAGCGAGGTCACTTTTTCGGTTAAATCATTACCCGGCGAGGAATTCAAGGCCAACATCAACCGCCTCTCCGGCGCGCTCGACAGCCGCCTGCGGTCCCAGCGCATCGAAATGGACGTGATCAATAACGACAAAAAACTGCTGCCCGGCATGGTGGCGGAGGTCAGCATTCCGCTGAATACCGCCGACAGTGTGTTTATCGTTCCGGTGAGCGCCGTAGCCAACTCTACCGAAAAGATTTTTGTGATACGGGTCAATAACCAGAAAGCTGAGTGGGTGGAAGTAAGGAAAGGAAGAGAAGCGGACGGTAAAGTGGAAATATCCGGCAATTTAACAACGGGAGATATGCTTATGGAAAAGGCCAATGACGAGATCAGGAATGGCTCAGCCGTAACAATTAAAAAGTAG
- a CDS encoding response regulator: MGTQMIPNLNCLLIDDDKDDQEIFKLALQDINEHIVCLTVDNGMEGLQLLRRNESFVPGHIFLDLNMPRMSGKDCLAALRSIPRLAEVPVVIYSTSSDPRDIRETKELGATDYIVKQYSLASLKEILRRYFN, from the coding sequence ATGGGGACCCAAATGATACCAAATCTCAATTGTTTATTGATTGATGACGACAAAGATGATCAGGAGATATTCAAACTCGCGTTGCAGGATATAAATGAGCACATCGTATGCCTTACCGTCGACAATGGTATGGAAGGCCTTCAGCTGTTGCGCAGAAACGAAAGTTTTGTTCCCGGTCACATTTTTTTAGATCTGAATATGCCACGCATGAGCGGAAAGGATTGCCTCGCCGCGCTGCGCAGCATTCCCCGGCTGGCGGAGGTACCGGTAGTGATCTACTCCACCTCTTCAGACCCGCGCGACATCCGGGAAACCAAAGAGCTGGGCGCCACGGACTATATCGTCAAACAATACAGCCTTGCCTCCCTGAAAGAAATCCTCCGCCGTTATTTCAATTAA
- a CDS encoding endonuclease III domain-containing protein, with translation MGKAVNWPEAIKPLIKKYKGQKHPLDYGNTYQLVVGVVLSAQDSDRNINKLGPALFEAFPNMQALSKATPEDLFPYINKIRNFGNKAKWLVEIAQTIKKDSNIPLTQATLTELPGIGRKSANVIMRESGVAPEGIIVDLHVVRVAPRLGIVTATDPVKIEKQLMAALPPSEWDAGMAMSFLGREICRPTPKCGECLMNPVCEYYQSTKSQGGALETVKQQETRPAGAKSAPKAKSAKPKEPKAEGVKLKAPKKSKS, from the coding sequence ATGGGCAAAGCAGTCAACTGGCCGGAAGCGATCAAACCCCTGATCAAAAAATACAAGGGGCAAAAACACCCGCTCGATTATGGGAACACCTACCAGCTGGTAGTCGGCGTCGTTTTGTCGGCGCAGGACTCCGACAGGAATATCAACAAACTGGGCCCGGCCCTGTTCGAGGCCTTCCCGAATATGCAGGCGCTCTCGAAAGCCACCCCCGAAGACCTGTTTCCCTATATCAATAAAATCCGCAACTTCGGCAACAAGGCCAAATGGCTGGTGGAAATAGCGCAGACAATCAAAAAAGACAGCAACATCCCACTCACCCAGGCTACCCTGACCGAACTGCCCGGCATCGGCCGGAAATCGGCCAATGTGATCATGCGCGAATCCGGCGTGGCGCCGGAAGGCATCATTGTGGATCTCCACGTGGTGCGCGTGGCCCCGCGGCTGGGCATCGTCACCGCCACCGATCCGGTTAAAATTGAAAAACAGCTGATGGCGGCGCTGCCTCCTTCGGAGTGGGACGCCGGGATGGCCATGTCGTTTCTCGGCAGGGAAATCTGCCGGCCCACGCCCAAATGCGGCGAATGCCTCATGAACCCGGTATGCGAATATTATCAGAGCACGAAATCCCAGGGAGGGGCGCTGGAAACCGTAAAACAGCAGGAAACCAGGCCCGCAGGCGCTAAATCCGCACCGAAAGCGAAAAGCGCTAAACCGAAGGAACCGAAGGCGGAAGGCGTCAAACTCAAAGCGCCGAAGAAAAGCAAATCGTAA
- a CDS encoding RagB/SusD family nutrient uptake outer membrane protein, whose product MKRYSTILLAPVLMMSVSCSKLLDIPETDMIQGQDALKTVSNCEQAVIGAYGALGVEMPILLNATFSDEVKKSEFYNAATTHEWQYSSVDVGIRDNFTAMRPNYRIIDRANRVLAAVPEADSLKPADNTALRNRVKGEALFLRAFAHLEVFRYYCDKYSAEGLAMPYKEIASLDGEARIKMAPYFDKLIRDVTEAKNLLPASFAGDGINRATKAAATALQARILLYKNDWAGAEAAATEYITQKPLSPIAEFGDLWKDKNTNEVVFQLVRTTAIRLGSLWRNTSASAANIGTVTWMPTDKLWNTFDPVNDVRFAAYLKDEPLLSTKGRPSKIVAKYAGTDYGTANENVNNAKVFRTGEMYLIRAEARAEQNRFTGANSAESDLNALRAARIRNYVNVTLASKQAAIDAIMLERFKELAFEGHRFWDLKRKGLPVERLAAEAPSTAAVTLPAGNYRFLLPIPNVEIQANKLMEQNPGYAN is encoded by the coding sequence ATGAAAAGATATTCAACAATATTATTGGCGCCTGTTTTAATGATGTCTGTCTCCTGCAGCAAGTTGCTGGACATCCCCGAAACCGATATGATCCAGGGCCAGGATGCGCTGAAAACCGTTTCAAACTGCGAACAGGCTGTAATCGGCGCCTATGGTGCGCTGGGTGTGGAAATGCCCATCCTGCTGAACGCAACATTTTCAGACGAGGTAAAAAAATCGGAGTTCTACAATGCGGCCACCACGCACGAGTGGCAATATAGCAGCGTAGACGTGGGCATCCGCGACAACTTCACGGCCATGCGCCCCAACTACCGCATCATCGACCGCGCCAACAGGGTGCTGGCGGCGGTGCCGGAAGCAGATTCCCTGAAACCGGCAGACAACACTGCACTGCGCAACAGGGTGAAAGGCGAAGCGCTGTTCCTCAGGGCGTTCGCTCACCTGGAAGTGTTCCGCTATTACTGCGACAAGTACAGCGCTGAAGGCCTTGCAATGCCTTACAAAGAGATCGCTTCTTTGGATGGTGAGGCCAGGATCAAGATGGCCCCTTACTTCGACAAACTGATCAGGGACGTAACGGAAGCCAAAAACCTGCTGCCCGCCAGCTTTGCCGGCGATGGCATCAACCGCGCTACCAAAGCAGCCGCCACCGCGCTGCAGGCCCGCATCCTGCTGTATAAAAACGACTGGGCCGGTGCCGAAGCTGCCGCTACGGAATACATCACCCAGAAACCGCTGTCGCCCATCGCCGAATTCGGTGACCTGTGGAAAGACAAAAACACCAACGAAGTGGTATTCCAGCTGGTGCGCACCACCGCCATCCGGCTCGGAAGCCTCTGGCGCAATACATCCGCCAGTGCTGCCAACATCGGCACCGTAACCTGGATGCCGACCGATAAACTCTGGAACACCTTCGATCCCGTCAACGACGTGCGGTTTGCCGCTTATCTGAAAGACGAGCCCCTGCTGTCTACCAAAGGCCGCCCCTCTAAAATCGTCGCGAAATATGCGGGAACTGACTACGGTACCGCTAATGAAAACGTAAACAATGCCAAAGTTTTCAGGACCGGTGAAATGTACCTTATCCGCGCTGAGGCCAGGGCCGAGCAAAACAGGTTTACCGGCGCCAACTCCGCCGAAAGCGACCTGAACGCGCTCCGGGCCGCACGTATCAGGAACTACGTCAACGTAACGCTGGCTTCCAAACAGGCCGCCATCGACGCTATCATGCTGGAGCGGTTTAAAGAGCTTGCTTTCGAAGGCCACCGTTTCTGGGATCTCAAAAGGAAAGGCCTGCCGGTTGAGCGTTTAGCCGCCGAAGCGCCGTCTACCGCCGCCGTAACACTGCCCGCCGGTAACTACCGCTTCCTGTTGCCGATTCCGAACGTGGAGATCCAGGCCAACAAACTGATGGAACAGAATCCCGGTTACGCGAACTAA